In the genome of Terriglobia bacterium, the window CCCGAGGCATTCGATCGTCAGATATTCCAATGGGCTGCTTGGAGATTTCCTGAGCGCGACAGTCCCGCATCAATTGTTATCCCTCGTCCGAATTTCTGCAGTTTCAGACTGGTGAAGATCTGAAGGACCGGATTCAGCAGTTCATCTGGCACCCCTCCGGGGGCTCAACCCCCAGAAGGGTAATGGAGTGGTGTTCGGTTCTATTCGCCGCGGCGAATGCCACTCCTACGGAGTTGGATTATGATCGAGGGGGCAGCGACATTCGACAGCTGATCCATCCGCAGATTTCGCGGATGACGCAGAATTAGAACCAGTTCAAAGTTCTAGGTTCAACCCGCCACGGCGGCCAGGAGTTTAAAGTCGAAAGGTTCAAAAGGAGGTAATAGACGCGGGCGGCGGGATCTTTGACTTTCTTCAGTAATTCGACATGATGGCCCCAGGGGACAGGGGCGATCAATTCTCGCACCGCTTGTGAGAGAATTTAGGCCCTATTGGCTGTTTTTTTGCCCCCGAAATAATCCCCCGTTTGGTACCCTGGATCAGCAGCGAAGGGGTCTGCTTCGCCTATTTCGTCAAGGCCAGCTGGTCGGACCGGTCGGTCAAAAACAGTTCTGATAGTTCAGGCCGGGGGTGGGTATCCATCCCCGCTGCTCAATAGGGGAAACTAGGTGATCTTTAAGCCGAGGCAGGCACAGAAAGCGGCAAGGTCGGTGTGGGACTCTTCGACGATCCTTTGCAAAATATCGAGTTTCAAGGTCTGGTATTGATGCACGGCCACATTCCGAAATCCCACCATGGCATGCATGGTTTGAGCCAAATCCGGGGTAACCCGCCCTGATCGAGAGAGCAGATCAAATGCGTGAGCGCTGCTCTGGGGAATGCCCAAATGGTCACGGGCCACAACTCTCATCGCCAAATCAATGGCCGCCTGGCACGCTCGCTCCAGATTCAATATGATGGCATCCTGGCGAGTGAAGTCCTGAAGACGGGTCGGGTCGTTCGCATATTCCTCCGCGACGCGGCGCAGGCATCGTTCAATGATTCCAGCCTTATTGAGCATGACCTCATCTGGGGGAGCGGGATTATTCGTCAAGGGAATGCTCCCCCGTGTAGGCTTCAAGAACAGGCCGGCGATCCTCGCAGAGGCGGGCGTAATAAGATAGCGTCCGCATTTCGAAGTCGGCAATCGCCATTTCATCGGCCCCCAGGAGGCGCTCTCCACCAGTTACCACTTCATGACAGTGAACCACCGATGAGCCCAAATCCAGGACAGAGATATCAACGGGACAACCCATCAACGATTCCAGGTCTCCGCACAGTTGAAGTAAAACCCGTTCCGGAACGCTCTCCCCGGAAGGCATTAGGACCGCGATATCTAAATCGCTCTCCGGATGAACGGCGCCACTGACTTGGGAGCCATAGGCGTAAATCGCCAACACAGGCGGGATGGCTGCCTGAATTGCGGCAATGAGATCGCGGACGCGGGTCTTGTCCATGGAACGATGTTAATGCATTCCGAAAGGTTCGTCAAAGATAGTCTATCGGTCTGTTCAGTCAGAAAACCTGTCTGTTTCGTCTATTTGGTCTGCTTCGTCCATTTCGTCAAGTGCGCCAATCCAGAAAAACCACGATTCAAATGTTGTGGGGTCAGATCCGGACAACTACAAATTCCGAGGAAACGGCGAGGCGCACGGCTGGAAGCCTCGATTCATCGAACCCTGATTCTCAAGCGGGACCAAACCCAGCACCCCGTTAACGGGACGCTTCAAATAAATCAACCCCGATGAATCGGGGTAGCTGCTTCGGGGGGATCGTTACCCGCCGGTGAACCGGGGGGCTGTACGAAGGCAAGTCCGCTGAAGCGGACTCGACGACGCTCAGGCAACGGAAAGACGGAATGAGGAACAAAGCATTAGGGTCTAAATTTTCAATTTTGATGTTTGTGCAGGAGAAACATTGAGGATTTAGAATTGACCCTAAAATGATACGCCGAAATCATATCCTGCCGCTTAAATGTAGATTGCAAAGATACGACTCCAATGAATGCTTGAAGCAAATTCCAAATTCCAAACCGCCAAATTCCAAATAAAAACCAAATTCCAAAATCCAAAAAAGCCAGGAAGAGAAAGGCCGGCAACCCCGATGAATCGGGGTAGCGGCTTTGGGGGGATTGTTACCCGCCATGGTTGGAACAAAATCCAAATTCCAAATCCCAAATTCCAAACAAAAATCAAATTCCAAAATCCAAAAAAGCCAGGAAGTGAAAGGCCGGCAACCCCGATGAATCGCGGTAGCTGCTTTGGGGGGATCGTTACCCACCATACTTGAAGCAAATTCCAAATTCCAAACCGCCAAGTTCCAAATAAAAACCAAATTCCAAAATCCAAAAAAGCCAGGAAGAGAAAGGCCGGCAACCCCGATGAATCGGGGTAGCTGCTTCGAGGGGATCGTTACCCACCATACTTGAAGCAAATTCCAAATTCCAAACCGCCAAATTCCAAATAAAAACCAAATTCCAAAATCCAAAAAAGCTAGGAAGAGAAAGGCCGGCAACCCCGATGAATCGGGGTAGCTGCTTTGGGGGGATTGTTACCCGCCGGTGAACCGGCGCTGTACGAAGGCAAGTCCGCTGAAGCGGACTCGAGGACGCTCAGGCAACGGAAAGACGGAATGAGCAATTGCATTCCCTTGGAAACTACATTAAAATGGCATTTATTTCACCACACCTCAATTGCCGGCAGGGAAAAGCAAGATTGCTCTTCAACCTTGTGTATCGACTCAAAGGGAGTTGCCATGGAAGACCAGAGTGTCCAAGTCACTGAATCAGCGGTACTCAATGCGTTGAGGGCAATCAACGATCCGGATCTGCACCGCGACATCGTCGCCCTCGGTTTCGTTCAGGAAGTCAAGATCTGCGGGGGACAGGTGGCGTTCAAGATCGTGCTCACAACCCCGGCGTGCCCGGTTCGTGACAAGATGCGGGACGAGGCGAAGGCCGTGGTCTCCGCGCTCCCTGGAGTCACTCAGGTCAATGTTCAAATGGATGCCAAAGTAGTGGCCACCATGGGCATCCCCGAAAAACAGTCGATTGCCGGCATCCGCAACATCCTGGTGGTGGGCAGCGGTAAAGGCGGTGTCGGAAAATCCACGGTTGCTGCCAACCTCGCCATTTCGCTGGCCAATATGGGAGCCCGGGTGGGCCTGATGGATGGTGATATCTATGGCCCCAACATCCCCCTGATGCTGGGAATCACCGAGCAGCCCATCGTTCAAAACGAGCGCGTCGTCCCGGTCATCAAGCATGGGTTGAAGGTCATTTCCATGGGGTTTTTCAACCGCGGGGATACGCCGGTCATCTGGCGCGGACCCATGCTCCACAGCGCGATCCAGCAGTTTCTCAAGCAGGTGAGCTGGGGGGAACTCGATTATCTTATGGTGGATTTGCCGCCGGGAACGGGCGATGTTCAGCTGACGTTGGTGCAATCGGTGCCCCTGACGGGTGCGGTGGTTGTCTCCACGCCGCAGGATGTGGCGCTGCAGGACGCCCGCAAGGCCATCATGATGTTCAAACAGATGAAGGTGGACATCCTGGGGGTGGTGGAGAACATGAGTTACTTTCTCTGTCCCCAATGCCACCACCGGAGCGATATTTTTTCACACGGCGGAGCGAGGAAGGCGAGCGAGAAATTTGACGTTCCGTTCCTGGGTGAAATCCCCCTGGACGTCTCCATTCGTGAGGGCGGTGACACGGGCTTGCCCATCACCGTCACTCAGCCCGACTCTGATCTTTCAAAGGTCTTTACCCGGGTGGCCGAGCAACTCGCCGCGCAAATCAGCATATCGAACTTTAAACAACCCGGAGTCCCCGCAGGGGTCATGTAATAAGCACTCAGCGGCCCGGGGGTACGCGATCTCAAGAGTGAGAATCTAATAGAGAATCTTCAACCTGAAGAATCCTAAGAAGAATTTGTTTGACTCCACTGGCCGCAGTCGTGGCTCGGGATCCTGTTCGAGCAGGTCGAGCCGTGTTTCTTTCACTGCCCCGGCTCCCCCCGCACGACCCTCCTCGTAATAAACCACGTTGTCCTGTTGCCCCAAAGACTTGATGGAGCTGTCCTTCAAGAAGATCATAACCAGGTAAGGTGAATCCCGGACCCCCGGGGTTGAATAAAAAATCAGATCGCCTCTCTGAGCGCGATCCCGGTCCTTCCCGGTGAACGTCACATTGAATTCCTTCAGGGAGCCCGCGTCGACCCAATCTGAGAAAAATTCATTCGCAAGGTCAGTAGGAAGGTAGGCCCCCCCTCGCGTCCGGAAGATCTTCTCGCCCAGCGGTGTCATCGGGAAGCTGTACTTCTCGATGGAGGGTAATGGCAGGAGGGCGCCAAACCGTCTTTGCCAGGTGTCCGAATGCCTTCGCAGTGCCTCCCGAATGGCAAAGCACACAAAACCTGCCGCATGATGCTCGCCCGCCGGCCAATCCGGGCTCATCTGACGGACCTGGAGATCGGCGATCGATGTGAAGGCGCGCCGAAAATTCTCCCGGTCGGTGAAGGAGGTGAGCTGGAAGGAGTCCGGAAACCCGTCCTGGTTTGAATCTGTGCTGACGGTATGGGTAAACACACGCACCTCGCCGGCCGCTGCGTTGTGCACTTTGAAGCGAATCACCGCTTCTCCTTCGGCGGCCCTGGACTTGATAAAGTACGAGACTCCCCGCTCACTCAACCGTACTTCGTCCGTTGGAAACAGATTGACAAAGTCAGCGCCTTGGACGATCTGAGTGCTGATCTTCGGATGGGGGAAAAAGATTCGGCGTACTCTCGGCATCTCGACCTGAATACGAACAGGTGTCCGGGAGATACCATCCGCAGGAAGGTCAATTCGACCCGGTCCAACAATAATCTTTGAGGGAAGCAGGAAGGAAATGCCGAGAATCCCGAGCAGGACCAGATAAATACTGACAAATAGTTTTTTTCGCATCGAGCTGGAGCGCGGAGCGGGGCCATTGGATTCTAACAAGGCTAATCGGGACAGAATTAATTCAACCCTTGGAGACAATTCAGCCCTTCAGGGGAAGTCAGAAGTCGGATGTCAGAAGTCAGAGCTCAGAAGAAGAACACCTCCAATGAATAACCTGTGGGGGGAGAATTGCATCCATCCTCTTCTGTGTTCGTCCTACGAATCAACGAAAGACGACTGCATCAGGGGGGTCTCTTTCTCCCGGGCTTTCCCCGCCCGGAAGTTGACAAATTCAAACATCACAAAGCACTCCACACAAAAGGGAGGGAATCCAAGGTATCCCGCCAGAGGCATTTCAAAGATTTTCGCCCCTTGCATGATCGGGAACACATACTTCCAGCGTGCGATCGCCCAAAAGTTCCAGAACTCCCAGAGAAAACCGCAGAACAAGCCCGCCAGCAACATGGAGTAAATCTCCCGGCGGTGGCCTCTGATCCAATCCCGCCAGAGCGATCGTCGCCCCAACCAGTAATTGATCGGGTCCAAGGCAAAAATCATTCCCAGCCAAACGGAACCGAAAAGGTAGGACGCGGCCGGCTGGGGAACCATTAAAGGAAAGACCAGCATGACCGATCCGATCAGGAGACTGCCGACAAGAAGGCGTCGGGAGGGCACGGCTGAAACGACCTCGGGGGAAGGCTCGAAAATCTCGAGGGCATTCAGCAGGTCGGTCGTTTCAAACAGCGCCGGCCAGATGGTTGCGAAGGCCCAGCCATATCCGAGATATCGCAGAAACATATCCTGAGGGAGATTCAAATAGGACCAGTTTCTGAGATGGAGATTGTAGGCCTCAAACACAAGCCAGAGCGGGATCGACCACAACGCCAACCAGAAAAAACTTCGGGGAGAGTCTTTGAGGCGCGAGCGGGAGGTCAGTCGATACACGGCTGCGTCCGCCACCAGGATATAGCCCGACCACACCAGCGGAGTGAAGTAATGGACGACAAAATACACCTTCATCCGAAGCAGACCCTCCGCCGCAAGAATCACAAAGAGGCCGAGGAGGCCATACACCGGCCAAGGCCTTTTCTTCTCAATCCGCGCATAACGGAGCGCGAACCACAGAACCATCAGCATGAGCATCAAAATCCCAGTCCAAGCCATGAATCATTCCCCCTACTGCCCGAAACATACGGCGGGCTCTATGCATTGTACCAAGTTTTTT includes:
- the apbC gene encoding iron-sulfur cluster carrier protein ApbC; the protein is MEDQSVQVTESAVLNALRAINDPDLHRDIVALGFVQEVKICGGQVAFKIVLTTPACPVRDKMRDEAKAVVSALPGVTQVNVQMDAKVVATMGIPEKQSIAGIRNILVVGSGKGGVGKSTVAANLAISLANMGARVGLMDGDIYGPNIPLMLGITEQPIVQNERVVPVIKHGLKVISMGFFNRGDTPVIWRGPMLHSAIQQFLKQVSWGELDYLMVDLPPGTGDVQLTLVQSVPLTGAVVVSTPQDVALQDARKAIMMFKQMKVDILGVVENMSYFLCPQCHHRSDIFSHGGARKASEKFDVPFLGEIPLDVSIREGGDTGLPITVTQPDSDLSKVFTRVAEQLAAQISISNFKQPGVPAGVM
- a CDS encoding DUF86 domain-containing protein, with translation MLNKAGIIERCLRRVAEEYANDPTRLQDFTRQDAIILNLERACQAAIDLAMRVVARDHLGIPQSSAHAFDLLSRSGRVTPDLAQTMHAMVGFRNVAVHQYQTLKLDILQRIVEESHTDLAAFCACLGLKIT
- a CDS encoding DUF1175 family protein, translating into MRKKLFVSIYLVLLGILGISFLLPSKIIVGPGRIDLPADGISRTPVRIQVEMPRVRRIFFPHPKISTQIVQGADFVNLFPTDEVRLSERGVSYFIKSRAAEGEAVIRFKVHNAAAGEVRVFTHTVSTDSNQDGFPDSFQLTSFTDRENFRRAFTSIADLQVRQMSPDWPAGEHHAAGFVCFAIREALRRHSDTWQRRFGALLPLPSIEKYSFPMTPLGEKIFRTRGGAYLPTDLANEFFSDWVDAGSLKEFNVTFTGKDRDRAQRGDLIFYSTPGVRDSPYLVMIFLKDSSIKSLGQQDNVVYYEEGRAGGAGAVKETRLDLLEQDPEPRLRPVESNKFFLGFFRLKILY
- a CDS encoding nucleotidyltransferase domain-containing protein, yielding MDKTRVRDLIAAIQAAIPPVLAIYAYGSQVSGAVHPESDLDIAVLMPSGESVPERVLLQLCGDLESLMGCPVDISVLDLGSSVVHCHEVVTGGERLLGADEMAIADFEMRTLSYYARLCEDRRPVLEAYTGEHSLDE